The Notolabrus celidotus isolate fNotCel1 unplaced genomic scaffold, fNotCel1.pri scaffold_604_arrow_ctg1, whole genome shotgun sequence genomic sequence CATCAGGACACGCAGGCAGGAACATGGTTTAagatcttaatccaccatgagcagagcactttgagagacacacatctgaatctgagaccgtgttggagagagggatagagggagatgaagagagagagagatgatagtggggagacagatagtagtagttgtagcagctggagtctggaccacgtccacagcagcagagatccagaggaacctacgagacaagggagctcagggactccagaaaggtctaagaaaagagagaagagagggagaccagaagaaagaaaaagaggagaataaatggtgaaggaaagagcgggatgagaaaaggagacatagaggatgaagaaacatggaaagaacaaagagagaaagaaaagaaaaggagggaaagaaagaaagaaaaaaggaagagaaagaaggaaggcaggaaggaaagaaggaaggaaggaaggaaggaaggcaaggaaggaaggaatgaaagaaagaaagaaaaaaggaagagaaagaaggaaggcaggaggaaagaaagaaggaaggaaggaaggaaagaaggaaggcaaggaaggaaggaatgaaagaaagaagggaggaaagaaagaaagaaggaaggcaaggaaggaaggaaggaaagaaagaaggaaggaaggaaagaaggaaggaaggcacggaaggaaggaaggaaggaaagaaagaaggaaggcaggaggaaggaaggaatgaaagaaagaaggaaggcaggaaggaaggaaggaatgaaagaaagaaggaaggcaggaaggaaggaaggaatgaaagaaagaaggaaggaaagaaagaaaaaaggaagagaaagaaggaaggaaggaaagaaggaaggaaggcaaggaaggaaggaaggaatgaaagaagggaggaaagaaagaaggaaggcaggaggaaggaaggaatgaaagaaagaaagaaggaaggaaagaatgaaataaagaaggaaagaaagaaaggatgaataacagaccccaaaaaaggaatctacagcagagatccagaggaacctacgagacaagggagctcagggactccagaaaggtctatggttagtaactttaatgggacaggaagagttaaagtgagagacaggcagagagaggagagagagggaaagacaggatcccagtgtgtcagtctaagcctatagcagcagatctaagacctggtccaagcctgatccagctctaggTGAGATACGGATGTAGGGAGGCGGTTTCTTTTCTAACGGCAGGCTCTGTAACGTCGTCCTGAGGGTTACACTTCACTCTGAGTACAGGGGTCCTTCAGGGTCCTTCAGGGTCCTTCAGGATCCTTCAGGGTCCTTCAGGGTCCTTCAGGATCCTTCAGGGTCCTTCAGCATCCTCTGTGCCCTGAATAGGAATCAAACCGTATCCCTAACAGTGCTCTTAAAGAAAGTCAGGATCCAGACGGTCTACAGGCTGTCAGGAAGTTCATAAATCATGTTACAGAATGAACAACAGGAGTGAAGTGGCAGCTATAGTGAGGCTGTTATTTGTAGTGtgacagtgccctctgctggtcagcaTGTcatcatagactttataaagaATCTGGActtagtctctgtgacgtcacccgtctgagCCCAGCTCAGCGTCCTGATGGCGTCTTCTCCACCGCTGTTCAGTTTCACTCATGATGTTTGAACCTCTTCGTCCTCTCGTGGTTTCTGACTGAGCTTTTGTCTCCAGGTGTTGATCCCGTTCGTGGAGGACGGCTCTGTGGTCGTGGAGCAGAACGTGAACCTGCCGGATTACCTCCCCGAGGACGAGAGTCCGTCTCAGGAGCCCGACAAGGCGGTGACCCGGGTGGGATCCGGTCAGGAGGGAGCCGGCTGGCTCGGTACAGCCActaacttcctgtcccgctccttCTACTGGTGACCCTGCGGGGCTCCTCCCCCTCTGTTGACCTCCCCCTCCTCTGAGAACCAAAATGTACCAGCTGCCAAATCTCACCCGTGTGTCTCTGCGGCAGAGACGaacactgagacagaaacactgagacagaaacactgagacagaaacactgagacagaaacactgagacagaaacacTCCTGAGTGTGTCAGAGAGGAGACTTCCATCTCTCGGTGGACAGCGTCCTCTGTTCACGACCACGATGTCTTAAATCAGACAGGAAGCGTCCTGCAGCAGTAAGAACAAACAGCCGGAGGGAGAACCGAGAGGACCGAGCAGGAcgtccctctcttcttctacctttttattatttatttgaccACCAGACTGAGTGACAGGAAGTTCAGTCCGCTGTGCCTTCACTTCCTCCAGACCACAAACCCTCTGACCTTCAAAGCTGTTACTGATCAAAACCAACCTTTTCAAAATGATCAAAGTCCTGACAAACGCCTGCAGAGTCAGACCGACCAGTGAGGGACCAGATGACCCACCTTTCATTCCGCTTCATTCTTTAGTGACAGACAATCAGTGctcagatttcctgacttccctgaacgcagcatcagaagtGATGGATctcacctccattcaacaaacaaacattgtagacgtagttttcttctcctcttgaggacagacctgacaaagctggactttggactttggactaatctgcatcatgatgttgttatttcagcaaactgaagacccgttaattacaagaacatcacaagaacatcagttcctgtttcaggttcataccgctgaaggaagcctctgtggaactgtttacagtgaaccTGAGACTCAGtagaactgtttacagtgaagctgagactcagtagaactgtttacagtgaaccTGAGACTCAGtagaactgtttacagtgaaccTGAGACTCAGtagaactgtttacagtgaaccTGAGACTATGtagaactgtttacagtgaaccTGAGACTCAGtagaactgtttacagtgaaactgagactcagtagaactgtttacagtgaacctgagactctgtggaacggtttacagtgaagctgagactctgtggaactgtttacagtgaagctgagactgtggaactgtttagagtgaaactgagactgtggaactgtttacagtgaagctgagactctgtggaactgtttacagtgaagctgagactctgttgaactgtttacagtgaagctgagactctgtggaactgtttagagtgaaactgagactctggaACTGTTTAgattgaaactgagactctgtggaactgtctacagtgaagctgagactctggaaCTGTTTAgattgaaactgagactctgtggaactgtttacagtgaagctgagactctgtgcaACTGTTtagagtgaaactgagactctgtggaactgtttagagtgaaactgagactctgtggaactgtttagagtgaaactgagactctgtggaactgtttacagtgaaactgagactttggaactgtttacagtgaagctgagactctggaaCTGTTTAccgtgaagctgagactctgtggaactgtttacagtgaaaatgAGACTCTGGAACTGTttaaagtgaaactgagactctgtggaactgtttacagtgaaaattAGACTCTGGAACTGTttaaagtgaaactgagactctgtggaactgtttacagtgaaaattAGACTCTGGAACTGTTTACCGTGAAAATGAGACTCTGGAACTGTTTACagggaaactgagactctgttgaactgtttacagtgaaaatgAGACTCTGgaactgttaacagtgaaactgagactttggaactgtttacagtgaaaatgAGACTCTGgaactgttaacagtgaaactgagactttggaactgtttacagtgaaactgagactttggaactgtttacagtgaagctgagactctgtggaactgtttacagtgaagctgagactctgtggaactgtttacagtgaagctgagactctgttgAACTGttcacagtgaagctgagactctgtggaactgtttacagtgaagctgagactctgttgAACTGttcacagtgaagctgagactcactaCTATCACATGACATCAGGACATGATGTGTTTCGCTGTCGCACCTTTTCTTACACCTGGTGATGTCACTGCTCTCCTGACCTGAGACCCTTCACAGGTTCGATTCCTCCTCAGGCCTGCAGGGGTCCATGTGAGGACGCTGCTTTACTGTTCCTGACTTTATTCATGTGTGAGGcagcagaggtcaaaggtcgggGTGTTTCCTGAGTCCTCCCCCCGGTGTGAACGCCTCTCCTGCAGGCTTCAGCAGTGAATCCTTAATGATGAAGTGAACTCCTCACATTCCTCTGACGCGTCTCCTGATGTGTCTCCGTGAGACAGACCTGCAGACCTTTTTAGTCTCCTCAGAGTCTCGTCCTCGGAGCACAACGACCTTCAATGACCTTGTACAGATTTGTCCtgtgatgctgtgtgtgtgtgtgtgtgtgtgtgtgtgtttacctgccaGGTgtgctcagagctgcagcaagccctttaacatttaacacgTGAAGGTCGGCCTGACTCCTGAAAGTGTTGGACTGGTTCacagatatatttattttattgacagACAAGGatcagggagagaggaggaggaggaggaggaggaggaggaggaggacgaagaaCAAACAAAGAACTCCTGCAGTGTTTGCACTCTGAGAACACTCGTGTCCATCAGTGGAAGCATGAAATCTATACTTAGAGCAGCTAACACTCGTTAGCTTGAAATCATAGCAGGTAAAAACCAGAGGGTGATTAAATGTTAAAGGGCTTCCCCTCTGTAGCTCCGCCTCCATCACACACTGTCCAATCACATCCTGAGATGTTAGCATGAAGCGTGTTCCCACACAGACCATCCTTGGGTCATTCCAAACACCTCAGTCTGCACGCGCTcagtctgcacatgctcagtctgCACGCGCTcagtctgcacatgctcagtgcgTCCGTaaacatcctctcctctcctcacatgAAACTCTGTTTTCAAACCGCCTGCTGCCCCAGCAGTGAGTCCTGATTGGATCAGAGATAATCTGCAGTCTGATAAAACTAATcgatgttaaagaagcagtttctctctcagctcggtcgttgtttacttccgctttttGAAACCAGGAAATCCAGTAACACCTGACCCAggatcctgcagaccagatccaccaGAGCAGACTGTAGTCTAAATTCAAACCCAGTATTGCCTCATACACTGGAAGGTAATATGTGGGAGGACGTTTTGAAGCCTCAGAGAAGCGAGGAGCTGCTGAACATCGGGGACGGTGTGtggtgaacaggtggttatgcaaattagactCACAGCAGGGTGAGCGGGACC encodes the following:
- the LOC117809927 gene encoding armadillo repeat-containing protein 1-like is translated as MTVKRCIVRIRSDLKAEALASAIASTQVMTAQQVVKGENGEEVLIPFVEDGSVVVEQNVNLPDYLPEDESPSQEPDKAVTRVGSGQEGAGWLGTATNFLSRSFYW